In Methanothermobacter sp., the following are encoded in one genomic region:
- a CDS encoding roadblock/LC7 domain-containing protein — protein MAKTKKEKLDDVLSAFMQVGQIRAAGIVSKEGLLINARTPPDVDARIFSALCSTIMGAAEAASGQMNTGGVSEITVRTEKGIIILKPAGEKAIFTALAEPEAQLGLLLFEMDSRAAQVDEILREM, from the coding sequence ATGGCCAAAACAAAGAAGGAAAAACTGGATGATGTGCTCTCTGCTTTTATGCAGGTCGGTCAGATAAGGGCTGCAGGTATTGTTTCAAAGGAAGGGCTGCTCATAAACGCACGGACACCTCCAGATGTTGATGCCAGGATATTCTCAGCCCTCTGTTCAACCATAATGGGTGCTGCAGAGGCGGCATCAGGGCAGATGAACACTGGCGGCGTTTCTGAGATAACCGTGAGAACCGAGAAGGGTATAATCATTCTCAAACCTGCAGGTGAGAAGGCCATATTCACGGCCCTGGCAGAACCGGAGGCACAGCTTGGTCTGCTGCTCTTTGAAATGGATTCAAGGGCAGCGCAGGTTGATGAAATTCTAAGGGAGATGTGA